A window of Leptospira hartskeerlii contains these coding sequences:
- a CDS encoding glycosyl hydrolase family 18 protein has protein sequence MNPNDEPYTPEDLIRPVPYQPKKQPLWQTSLVSLTWLLLSGISFYLGLQALKADPKPASAQAGTEQVVLQNTALKADLAPTEGAWESWKKWWNSNNTSSESDGTVSSSEPESEDDPAFRASTWFSDYEAMKRTVHLYNEIHPFIYGFKGRETNNGDLYSLWGSAQKHARVAELKSLNPKVKIIPTIFRWENKNEKISENIGLNGRNDIRDKHIQNILYEVDTYGFDGIDIDYEGMSCEKKEKFEEFIVILSKEIHKRGKLLSVAVHPKTAAKKSGMKACKGLKEKINMDFAENWRGPMTHDYAFLAKHADRVKVMAYELHPRKQGNPGPGPQAPNVWIRNIITYAKERVPAKKLYMAIPTYGYDWALNCNAKIKAVYWSDALKRQQLGVTKQPTNITQVLADNKNSDSWTNLSKFSWVHQGKTYEDPSIWYKSEGCDRVAFFMNRKAFEEKMTLLRSYDIGGFSFWQLLSDNDPGINDYLELLVTNKLPPVPKAKKLPEVPNPDVKQAPPEENQEEAKNNLDLVKK, from the coding sequence ATGAATCCAAACGATGAACCTTACACCCCAGAGGACTTGATCCGCCCAGTCCCTTATCAACCTAAAAAGCAGCCTCTCTGGCAAACGAGCCTAGTGAGCCTGACTTGGTTATTACTTTCCGGAATTTCTTTTTATCTAGGACTACAGGCCTTAAAGGCAGATCCTAAACCTGCTTCTGCCCAAGCCGGAACAGAGCAGGTAGTATTGCAAAATACTGCTCTCAAAGCGGACCTGGCTCCTACTGAGGGAGCCTGGGAATCTTGGAAGAAATGGTGGAATTCCAACAATACATCTTCCGAATCGGATGGGACTGTAAGTTCTTCCGAGCCTGAATCGGAAGACGATCCTGCTTTCAGAGCTTCTACTTGGTTCTCCGACTATGAGGCGATGAAACGTACTGTTCATCTGTATAATGAGATCCATCCGTTTATTTATGGATTCAAAGGAAGAGAGACAAATAACGGAGATCTTTATTCTCTTTGGGGATCCGCTCAAAAACATGCGCGCGTTGCTGAGCTTAAATCTTTAAATCCAAAAGTTAAGATCATTCCTACAATCTTCCGTTGGGAAAACAAAAATGAGAAGATCTCTGAAAACATAGGTCTGAACGGACGTAATGATATCAGAGACAAACATATCCAGAATATTCTATATGAAGTGGATACCTACGGTTTCGACGGTATCGATATAGACTATGAAGGAATGAGCTGCGAGAAAAAAGAGAAGTTTGAAGAGTTCATCGTTATTCTCTCCAAAGAGATCCACAAACGTGGTAAACTTCTTTCTGTAGCTGTTCACCCTAAGACTGCCGCTAAAAAATCCGGCATGAAAGCATGTAAGGGTCTAAAAGAAAAAATTAATATGGATTTTGCTGAGAATTGGAGAGGTCCTATGACCCACGATTACGCTTTCTTAGCAAAACATGCAGATCGTGTAAAGGTGATGGCTTACGAACTTCATCCGCGCAAGCAAGGAAACCCAGGACCTGGGCCTCAGGCACCTAACGTTTGGATCAGAAATATCATCACTTACGCAAAAGAAAGAGTTCCTGCTAAAAAACTATATATGGCGATCCCGACTTACGGATATGATTGGGCTTTAAATTGTAATGCGAAGATCAAAGCTGTATATTGGTCGGACGCATTAAAACGCCAACAACTTGGTGTGACAAAACAACCTACGAATATCACCCAAGTTTTAGCCGATAACAAAAACTCCGATTCTTGGACAAATCTTTCCAAGTTCAGTTGGGTTCACCAAGGTAAAACTTACGAAGATCCTAGCATTTGGTATAAGTCGGAAGGTTGTGATCGTGTAGCATTCTTCATGAATCGAAAAGCTTTCGAAGAGAAAATGACTCTATTAAGATCTTATGATATTGGTGGATTCTCTTTCTGGCAATTATTATCTGATAACGATCCGGGGATCAATGATTACTTGGAATTGCTTGTGACTAATAAACTTCCACCTGTTCCTAAGGCAAAAAAACTACCTGAGGTTCCGAATCCTGATGTAAAACAGGCTCCTCCGGAAGAAAATCAGGAAGAAGCCAAGAACAACCTGGATCTTGTCAAAAAATAA
- a CDS encoding queuosine precursor transporter yields the protein MQFHRPFKLFFVLGSIFITFLLMAEVTGSKWFQVAIGSKALTMTLGVIPFPITFIVTDLLNEYYGRRGVRYLTLVGMVMIVLAFFLLQLDMAIPAAGNSPVDDHSFQVVFFNTGQVITGSIVAYLIGQLVDIQVFHLIRKKTKNKLLWLRATGSTIFSQLLDSYVVIFVAYWGTYDFQTLNSISYTNFGYKIFIAIGITPIIYLAHYWIEKYLGEDAHKMAEAALKEGKEEIQTYPG from the coding sequence ATGCAGTTTCACCGGCCCTTCAAACTATTTTTCGTTTTAGGTTCCATCTTCATAACCTTCCTTTTGATGGCAGAGGTGACTGGCTCAAAATGGTTCCAAGTTGCGATCGGAAGCAAGGCGTTAACCATGACCTTGGGGGTAATACCCTTCCCGATCACATTTATCGTAACGGACCTTTTGAATGAGTATTATGGAAGAAGAGGTGTCAGATACCTAACCCTAGTAGGTATGGTAATGATCGTTTTGGCATTCTTCCTTCTTCAATTGGATATGGCAATTCCTGCTGCGGGAAATTCACCGGTAGACGATCATTCCTTTCAGGTTGTATTCTTTAATACTGGGCAAGTGATCACAGGCTCCATCGTGGCGTACTTGATCGGGCAGCTTGTGGATATCCAAGTCTTTCATTTGATCCGCAAAAAGACCAAAAACAAACTTCTTTGGCTAAGGGCCACTGGTTCCACTATCTTCTCTCAACTTTTAGACTCTTATGTTGTTATCTTTGTGGCCTATTGGGGAACCTACGATTTCCAAACTCTGAATTCTATCTCCTATACCAATTTCGGATACAAGATCTTCATAGCTATAGGGATCACCCCCATCATCTATCTGGCACATTACTGGATCGAAAAATACTTGGGAGAAGATGCTCATAAAATGGCAGAAGCGGCTCTCAAAGAAGGGAAAGAAGAGATCCAGACTTATCCGGGCTGA
- a CDS encoding 2-isopropylmalate synthase, with protein sequence MNSNLDFVRIFDTTLRDGEQCPGAAMSENEKIEIALQLAKMNVDVIEAGFPVSSPVQFQAVQRISREVEGPIIAALARAVRPDLEAAAKAIIPAKKRRIHTFIASSPIHMKFKLGKDPAEVLKMAVEAVKICRDHVDDVEFSPEDATRSEPEFLRELCEAVIEAGATTINIPDTVGYTTPYEYGELFKFLIQNVKGSEKAIFSAHCHNDLGLATSNSLAAILNGARQIECTVNGIGERAGNTAMEEVVMALRTRKDKFGIQTRIQTEEIAKASYLVKTITGMVVQPNKAVVGANAFAHESGIHQDGVLKNRETYEIMTPESVGIQSNRMVLGRHSGRAGFKDRIVRLGFSPHPEELEAAYQRFLEIADRKKEIFDEDIRALFADESRKSSNDKYVLESFHVTTGTKSTPTASIRLSIEGNLKEESATGDGPVDSIFKAIQKATISDVELIKLVISPVTEGQDALAEASVTLEKHGERVVGKASSTDIIEACSQAYISALNRFSMN encoded by the coding sequence ATGAACTCAAATTTGGATTTTGTTCGGATTTTCGATACCACTCTCCGAGACGGAGAACAATGCCCAGGCGCGGCAATGAGTGAAAATGAGAAGATAGAGATCGCACTCCAACTTGCTAAAATGAATGTGGATGTGATCGAAGCAGGTTTCCCAGTTTCTTCTCCAGTCCAATTCCAAGCAGTCCAAAGAATTTCCAGAGAAGTAGAAGGCCCAATCATCGCAGCACTCGCAAGAGCAGTTCGTCCGGATCTAGAAGCAGCAGCAAAAGCAATCATTCCCGCTAAAAAAAGAAGAATTCATACTTTTATCGCATCTTCTCCCATTCATATGAAATTCAAACTGGGAAAAGATCCTGCCGAGGTTTTGAAAATGGCCGTGGAAGCAGTCAAGATCTGCAGAGACCATGTAGACGATGTGGAATTTTCTCCAGAAGATGCGACTCGTTCAGAACCTGAGTTCTTACGAGAACTTTGTGAAGCAGTGATCGAAGCTGGTGCAACTACGATCAATATCCCAGACACTGTAGGATATACAACACCGTACGAATACGGAGAATTATTCAAATTCCTGATCCAAAATGTGAAAGGAAGTGAGAAGGCAATCTTCTCCGCGCATTGCCATAATGATCTAGGACTTGCAACTTCTAATAGTCTTGCTGCCATCTTAAACGGAGCAAGACAAATTGAATGTACTGTAAACGGTATCGGAGAAAGAGCCGGCAACACAGCGATGGAAGAAGTGGTCATGGCACTTCGTACACGTAAGGATAAATTTGGAATACAAACCAGGATCCAAACGGAAGAGATCGCAAAAGCATCTTATTTAGTAAAAACAATCACTGGAATGGTGGTACAACCCAACAAGGCAGTTGTAGGTGCAAACGCATTCGCTCATGAATCAGGGATCCACCAAGACGGAGTTTTGAAAAATAGAGAAACCTACGAGATCATGACTCCTGAAAGTGTAGGAATTCAATCCAACCGTATGGTTTTAGGAAGACATAGTGGAAGAGCCGGTTTCAAAGATAGGATCGTTCGTTTAGGATTCAGCCCTCATCCGGAAGAATTAGAAGCAGCTTACCAAAGATTTTTAGAGATCGCAGATCGTAAAAAGGAAATTTTCGACGAGGATATCCGTGCATTATTCGCGGATGAATCCAGAAAATCTTCCAACGACAAATACGTATTAGAAAGTTTTCATGTAACCACCGGAACTAAGAGCACACCTACTGCTAGTATCCGGCTTTCCATCGAAGGAAATCTAAAAGAAGAATCCGCAACCGGAGACGGCCCGGTCGATTCAATATTTAAAGCAATCCAGAAGGCAACTATCTCTGATGTAGAACTTATTAAACTCGTAATCTCTCCAGTAACAGAAGGACAAGATGCTTTGGCGGAAGCTTCCGTTACTTTAGAAAAACATGGAGAAAGAGTCGTAGGAAAAGCAAGTTCGACTGATATTATTGAGGCTTGTTCTCAAGCTTATATCTCCGCTTTAAATCGTTTTTCTATGAATTGA
- a CDS encoding FAD-dependent oxidoreductase, giving the protein MSSLDISPIFRPISIGDETISNRIIMGSMHLGLEGMPKTADRMAAFYGKRFEGGVGLITTGGISVNSEGKGSNIFFDFQKEEDCQELEKVASVLKPMGIFCAQLFHAGRYAYHRELVGASALRAPINRFIPKELSTEDAWRTIRDFGSSALRAKQVGFRAVEVMASEGYLVNQFFSEVTNKRSDEFGGSPENRRKFAIETMKEVRKQVGPGFPVIVRMSGIDLIPGNPTFEEVISLAKELKEAGADALNIGIGWHESRIPTISQLVPRGAWAKIAGKIKSAVPGIPIIASNRINMPETIIQVLNAGEADIVSMARPFLADAEIVNKIKENQTERVNTCVACNQACLDHTFKEEMVSCLVNPSANRELDWKSLPQAKRQRVVVVGSGPGGMESARVAALRGHEVILLEASGKLGGQLNLAAAIPGKFEFFETIRYFKNELPRLKVDIRLNTKADLKMLDDLKPDAVIFATGVLPRNPNLPGLEKKPHASYVEFLNGTFKPGSNVAIIGGGGIGVDVAHKLTEEKDPDIPTYFEKYNVNSYTQAVIQPETASRKVSILRRNGKVGAGLGATTSWALLQELQSKGVEFLSSLTYKEVNDKGLVIETKKEGAKTLECDSIILCAGQTSDASLYETFSKERTNIPSYLIGGAKDASGIDAKRAMLEGYLAASKIGTEQN; this is encoded by the coding sequence ATGTCTTCTTTAGATATTTCCCCAATCTTTCGCCCGATATCCATCGGAGACGAAACTATTTCGAATCGTATTATCATGGGCTCCATGCACTTGGGCCTAGAGGGAATGCCCAAGACTGCGGATAGAATGGCTGCATTCTATGGGAAAAGATTTGAAGGAGGAGTTGGATTGATAACCACCGGAGGAATTTCGGTGAATTCAGAAGGAAAAGGTTCCAATATATTTTTCGATTTCCAAAAGGAAGAAGACTGCCAAGAGCTTGAAAAAGTCGCATCCGTTCTTAAACCAATGGGAATTTTCTGCGCACAATTATTTCATGCGGGAAGATATGCATACCACAGAGAACTCGTAGGAGCTTCCGCGCTACGCGCTCCTATCAATCGATTCATACCAAAAGAACTTTCTACAGAAGATGCTTGGAGAACGATCCGTGATTTCGGATCTTCCGCATTACGTGCTAAACAAGTAGGTTTCAGAGCGGTAGAGGTTATGGCTTCAGAAGGATATTTGGTTAACCAATTCTTCTCCGAAGTAACAAACAAAAGATCAGACGAGTTCGGCGGCTCTCCTGAAAACCGCAGAAAATTTGCGATCGAGACTATGAAAGAAGTCCGCAAACAAGTCGGGCCTGGCTTTCCAGTCATCGTAAGAATGTCCGGGATCGATTTGATTCCGGGCAATCCAACTTTCGAAGAAGTAATCTCTCTTGCGAAAGAATTAAAAGAAGCAGGAGCAGACGCACTCAATATCGGGATCGGTTGGCACGAGTCTCGTATTCCTACAATCTCTCAGTTGGTTCCGAGAGGAGCCTGGGCAAAGATCGCAGGAAAAATAAAGTCTGCAGTTCCAGGAATTCCAATCATCGCTTCCAATAGAATCAATATGCCAGAAACAATCATCCAAGTATTGAATGCCGGAGAAGCAGACATTGTGAGTATGGCAAGACCATTCTTAGCGGATGCAGAAATCGTAAATAAGATCAAAGAAAACCAAACTGAAAGAGTGAATACATGTGTGGCTTGTAACCAAGCTTGTTTGGATCATACATTTAAAGAAGAAATGGTTTCTTGTTTGGTAAACCCTTCTGCAAACAGAGAACTGGACTGGAAATCTCTTCCTCAGGCAAAAAGACAAAGAGTGGTAGTAGTAGGTTCCGGTCCAGGAGGAATGGAATCTGCAAGAGTTGCCGCTTTACGTGGCCATGAAGTTATTCTCTTAGAAGCCTCTGGAAAATTAGGAGGCCAATTGAATTTGGCAGCTGCTATTCCCGGTAAATTCGAATTTTTTGAAACGATCCGATATTTCAAAAATGAACTTCCTCGTTTAAAAGTAGATATTCGTCTGAATACAAAAGCGGATCTAAAAATGTTGGATGATCTTAAACCAGATGCAGTGATCTTTGCAACTGGAGTTCTTCCTAGAAATCCGAACCTCCCTGGTTTAGAGAAAAAACCACATGCAAGTTATGTGGAGTTCTTGAATGGGACATTCAAGCCTGGTTCCAATGTTGCCATAATCGGCGGTGGAGGGATCGGTGTGGATGTGGCTCATAAACTTACTGAGGAAAAGGATCCGGATATTCCTACCTACTTCGAAAAGTACAATGTAAATTCTTATACACAAGCTGTGATCCAGCCGGAAACCGCTTCTAGAAAAGTTTCAATCTTAAGAAGAAACGGAAAAGTAGGCGCAGGTTTGGGGGCTACTACCTCTTGGGCACTTTTGCAGGAATTACAATCCAAAGGAGTAGAATTCCTTTCTTCCCTAACATATAAAGAAGTGAATGATAAAGGTCTTGTGATTGAGACCAAAAAAGAAGGAGCAAAAACATTAGAATGCGATTCTATTATTCTTTGCGCCGGACAAACAAGTGATGCTTCCTTGTATGAAACTTTCAGTAAAGAAAGAACTAATATTCCTTCTTATCTGATCGGTGGAGCAAAAGACGCTTC